From Gimesia panareensis, the proteins below share one genomic window:
- a CDS encoding MFS transporter, whose amino-acid sequence MSYAYRCLICLTLTHIIVDASAIVVGPLWGELERVHSLSENALFLVLTIHALASSLAQPVFGYIRDRYPIPSILWIGPVLGAVMMPLVGPAPDVTVLCVALLLGGVGIGSFHPEAAVVAGSLIPERRTRSLSLFMFGGAMGLALGPIACGAIVSTWGLASVWLLAPLYAGLILVLHFVGKPPAKLFERDRSKKPQSLYHMLEGKIFWALFLFMVCSLRLVPNMAMDKLISFILKDQNVSAFQIGMVQSVFLFSASAGMLLMAFRFKSGHEKAFMIACPLLGIPLMLALGWEGCPLWLMTLLLVPCGLVLWGTSPAMVSYSHQLFPKGGGVASAITMGMAWGGGGMIQAKITSHFVALGKPQLAFHAIIPCLLLAAVGATLLPALSKQPEPQSDTLETA is encoded by the coding sequence ATGTCCTACGCCTATCGCTGCCTGATTTGTCTGACACTCACGCACATCATCGTTGATGCCTCGGCGATTGTAGTCGGCCCTCTCTGGGGGGAACTGGAGCGGGTGCATTCGCTTTCGGAAAACGCACTGTTCCTGGTGCTGACCATTCACGCCCTGGCCTCCTCGCTGGCACAGCCGGTCTTCGGATACATTCGCGACCGCTACCCGATTCCTTCCATCCTGTGGATCGGACCTGTGCTCGGGGCTGTGATGATGCCCCTGGTGGGACCCGCTCCCGATGTGACGGTGTTGTGCGTAGCGCTGTTGTTGGGCGGAGTCGGCATCGGCTCCTTTCATCCGGAAGCCGCCGTGGTGGCCGGTTCATTAATTCCGGAGCGCCGTACGCGGAGTCTGTCGCTGTTCATGTTTGGCGGTGCGATGGGACTTGCGCTGGGGCCCATTGCCTGTGGTGCGATCGTTTCCACCTGGGGGCTGGCCAGTGTCTGGCTGCTGGCCCCCTTGTATGCGGGACTGATCCTCGTGCTGCATTTTGTGGGAAAACCGCCCGCGAAACTGTTCGAACGCGATCGGAGTAAGAAGCCTCAGTCGCTCTATCACATGCTGGAAGGGAAAATCTTCTGGGCGCTGTTTCTGTTCATGGTCTGTTCTCTACGCCTGGTGCCCAACATGGCGATGGATAAGTTGATTTCCTTTATCCTCAAGGATCAGAATGTATCGGCGTTTCAGATCGGAATGGTGCAGTCGGTCTTTCTGTTTTCCGCCAGTGCCGGCATGCTATTGATGGCATTCCGTTTCAAATCGGGACATGAAAAAGCATTCATGATTGCCTGTCCGCTGCTGGGGATTCCCTTGATGCTGGCGCTCGGCTGGGAAGGTTGCCCGCTGTGGTTGATGACCTTGCTGCTGGTTCCCTGTGGTCTCGTGTTATGGGGCACGAGTCCCGCGATGGTTTCGTATTCTCATCAGCTGTTTCCCAAGGGGGGCGGCGTCGCATCGGCGATTACGATGGGCATGGCCTGGGGAGGCGGCGGGATGATTCAGGCGAAAATTACGAGTCATTTTGTCGCACTGGGAAAACCGCAGCTGGCCTTTCATGCCATCATTCCCTGCCTGCTGCTGGCTGCCGTGGGGGCGACGCTGTTACCGGCCCTGTCGAAGCAGCCTGAGCCGCAGTCCGACACACTCGAGACGGCCTGA
- the tsaE gene encoding tRNA (adenosine(37)-N6)-threonylcarbamoyltransferase complex ATPase subunit type 1 TsaE, protein METAAEWTFESTSEEDTRRLGTLLADRLVPGTVLALNGNLGAGKTRLVQAIAQALGVDPAEVNSPTFVLIQEYEGRLPLYHFDTYRLKDTDEFLELGADELLYADGVCLIEWAEKVADVLPRDVLEIKITHISETARRFEFTGQGSRSRQIVTALKADSPTD, encoded by the coding sequence TTGGAAACCGCGGCAGAATGGACCTTCGAGTCCACCAGTGAGGAAGATACCCGGCGGCTGGGAACGCTGCTGGCGGACCGACTGGTTCCGGGAACCGTGCTCGCGCTGAACGGGAATCTGGGTGCGGGGAAGACCCGGCTGGTGCAGGCGATCGCCCAGGCTCTGGGTGTGGATCCCGCAGAAGTCAACAGCCCCACGTTTGTCCTGATCCAGGAATACGAGGGGCGGCTTCCCCTGTATCATTTCGACACCTATCGTCTCAAGGACACCGATGAATTCCTGGAGCTGGGCGCAGATGAGCTGCTGTACGCAGACGGAGTCTGCCTGATTGAATGGGCCGAAAAAGTTGCAGACGTGCTGCCCAGAGACGTGCTGGAGATCAAAATCACTCACATTTCAGAAACCGCGCGTCGCTTTGAATTCACCGGGCAGGGTTCTCGCTCCCGACAGATCGTCACAGCACTGAAAGCAGATTCTCCGACCGACTGA
- a CDS encoding DUF1559 domain-containing protein — MKSTPRFYRRGFTLIELLVVIAIIAILVALLLPAVQQAREAARRSTCKNNLKQLGLALHNYHDAFTVFPYSTENPGGSGLTPVTNHTGYIMLLPYIDQAPLYNKFILTAASGNYLGSGNCGTSGSGTLSGSAANQQNNINLGSNIINLFLCPSDPGSPTRVSNCVSRSGGGNGTTLSPQPNSAKTSYGFSVTNTNNAGLWSKESSTTKAMFGTNSNCKVRDITDGTSNSVAMVETTLELWVSAHEPVTWVGPGWSKFGVTLQNSKAGINEWRCCTWDNFTSTTTGRIGRNGSGGFPGSSHTGGIHVLMADGAVRFISENINYSTRVNLARISDGNILGEF, encoded by the coding sequence ATGAAAAGTACACCGAGATTTTACAGACGTGGATTTACATTAATTGAACTGCTGGTGGTCATTGCGATCATTGCCATTCTGGTGGCCCTGCTGCTGCCAGCCGTTCAACAGGCACGCGAAGCGGCCAGACGAAGTACGTGTAAAAACAACCTGAAACAATTAGGCCTGGCTTTACATAACTACCATGATGCGTTCACGGTCTTTCCCTACAGTACGGAAAACCCTGGCGGTTCCGGTTTGACTCCCGTCACGAACCACACCGGCTATATCATGCTATTGCCCTACATTGATCAGGCACCGCTCTACAATAAATTCATCTTAACCGCTGCCTCGGGAAACTACCTGGGAAGCGGTAACTGTGGCACTTCCGGGTCCGGTACGCTGTCCGGATCGGCTGCAAATCAGCAGAATAACATCAATCTGGGCAGCAATATCATCAACCTGTTTCTCTGCCCGTCTGATCCGGGTAGCCCCACGCGTGTCAGCAATTGTGTTTCCCGGTCCGGCGGGGGAAATGGAACAACATTATCTCCCCAACCCAATTCCGCGAAGACCAGCTACGGCTTCAGTGTCACCAACACCAATAACGCCGGCCTGTGGTCCAAAGAATCATCCACCACAAAGGCCATGTTTGGCACGAACTCCAACTGTAAAGTCCGTGACATCACGGACGGTACCAGCAACTCTGTCGCCATGGTTGAAACGACACTGGAACTCTGGGTCTCAGCACATGAACCTGTCACCTGGGTTGGCCCGGGCTGGTCGAAATTCGGCGTCACACTGCAGAACTCTAAGGCAGGGATCAATGAATGGCGCTGCTGCACATGGGACAACTTCACCTCGACTACAACTGGTAGAATCGGTCGCAATGGATCGGGAGGCTTCCCCGGCAGCAGTCATACCGGCGGAATCCATGTGTTGATGGCCGATGGTGCCGTTCGGTTCATTTCCGAAAACATCAACTACAGCACACGAGTGAACCTGGCCCGCATCAGCGACGGCAATATCCTCGGTGAATTTTAA
- a CDS encoding NAD-dependent epimerase/dehydratase family protein codes for MNQSAEEKLLVTGATGLVGSQVIQRARENGQPVVALVRSADQATFLQEQGVELVEGDLTRPETLQGKLSGVTRVVHTAAKVGDWGNLAEYRQTNVTGLASLISAIEEQCALQRLIHISSLGVYEARDHYGTDETEPPHASGIDGYTLSKIEAEQLLQQQTLPYTILRPGFIYGPRDRTVLPRILERLKSGQFAYLGSPEKLMNNTWVKHLVDAIFLALNQDQAVGQIYNITDVTLVSKREFISTIAELAGYPSPEKVVPLPVARHLAKMLEGLWRLLGKKQAPILSQARIKFLGLNLDFSTLKAQQELGYHPQTTYREAMSGTIDWFRENQKLP; via the coding sequence ATGAATCAATCAGCGGAAGAAAAACTGCTCGTCACGGGAGCCACCGGACTCGTGGGCAGTCAGGTCATCCAGCGGGCACGGGAAAACGGACAACCGGTCGTCGCACTGGTCCGTTCGGCAGACCAGGCGACATTCCTGCAGGAGCAGGGGGTGGAACTGGTAGAAGGGGACCTGACCCGGCCCGAAACATTACAGGGAAAACTGTCAGGCGTCACCCGGGTTGTCCACACCGCAGCCAAGGTCGGCGACTGGGGCAACCTCGCAGAATACCGCCAGACCAACGTCACCGGCCTGGCCAGTCTGATCTCGGCGATCGAGGAACAATGCGCGCTCCAACGTCTGATCCATATCAGTTCCCTGGGCGTGTATGAAGCCCGTGATCATTACGGCACAGACGAAACCGAGCCCCCGCATGCGTCCGGCATCGATGGTTACACCCTGAGTAAGATCGAAGCCGAACAACTGCTGCAGCAACAGACGCTTCCCTATACGATCCTGCGTCCCGGGTTCATCTACGGTCCCCGCGACCGAACCGTGCTGCCCCGGATCCTGGAGCGTCTCAAATCGGGGCAGTTTGCCTATCTCGGTTCTCCCGAGAAGCTGATGAACAACACGTGGGTCAAACACCTGGTCGACGCCATTTTCCTGGCACTGAATCAGGATCAGGCCGTCGGGCAGATCTATAACATCACCGACGTCACCCTGGTCAGCAAACGGGAATTCATCTCGACCATTGCGGAACTGGCCGGCTATCCGTCACCCGAAAAAGTAGTTCCACTGCCCGTCGCCCGGCATCTGGCAAAGATGCTGGAAGGGCTCTGGCGACTGCTGGGAAAAAAACAGGCCCCGATCCTTTCACAGGCCCGCATCAAGTTTCTGGGACTGAACCTGGATTTTAGTACGCTCAAAGCCCAGCAGGAGCTCGGCTATCATCCCCAAACGACCTATCGTGAGGCGATGTCAGGCACCATCGACTGGTTTCGTGAAAATCAGAAACTCCCGTAG
- a CDS encoding segregation/condensation protein A encodes MTTAQYKVDLQIYSGPLDLLLYLIRRNELDILDLPVATITASFNEFLDVLELIDLDLVGDFLVMASTLAEIKSRMVLPRAEEEEIAEVIDDPRSDLIQQLLEYKKFKDAANALEEHAAEWQERYPRLSDERPKTGKDPAEDLIKEVELWDLVSALARVVKRKEVEEESSITYDDTPISTYVERIGARVREEGQVAFSAFFEGEKLRSRITGIFLAILELLRHHHFRADQPEDYGEIWVKAPLPESEAAEGTTESEVPEAEATSSEVADAETVAEASTEAETLLETEESTPEAPGETTAALESEPVENGPPDSENGDDTDFEPPPQEA; translated from the coding sequence ATGACGACTGCCCAATATAAGGTCGACCTGCAGATATACAGTGGTCCATTGGACCTGTTGCTGTACCTGATCCGACGGAATGAACTGGACATTCTGGACCTGCCCGTCGCGACCATTACGGCCTCCTTCAACGAGTTTCTGGATGTGCTGGAGCTGATCGATCTGGATCTGGTGGGCGACTTTCTGGTTATGGCCAGCACACTGGCAGAGATCAAGAGCCGGATGGTGCTGCCCCGGGCCGAAGAGGAAGAGATCGCGGAAGTCATTGATGATCCCCGCAGTGATCTGATCCAGCAATTGCTCGAATACAAGAAGTTCAAAGACGCCGCCAACGCACTGGAAGAACACGCCGCCGAATGGCAGGAGCGTTACCCGCGACTTTCAGACGAACGCCCCAAAACAGGCAAAGATCCCGCCGAGGATCTCATCAAGGAAGTCGAACTCTGGGATCTGGTCAGTGCGCTGGCCCGCGTGGTCAAACGCAAAGAGGTCGAAGAAGAGTCCAGCATCACCTACGACGATACTCCGATTTCGACCTACGTGGAGCGAATCGGAGCACGTGTGCGTGAGGAAGGTCAGGTCGCTTTCAGTGCATTCTTCGAAGGCGAAAAACTGCGTAGCCGGATTACCGGGATCTTCCTGGCGATCCTGGAACTGCTCCGTCATCATCATTTTCGTGCCGATCAGCCGGAAGACTATGGCGAAATCTGGGTCAAGGCTCCCCTGCCCGAGTCGGAAGCAGCAGAGGGGACTACCGAGTCTGAGGTCCCTGAAGCTGAGGCCACAAGCTCCGAAGTTGCTGATGCAGAGACGGTCGCTGAAGCTTCAACCGAAGCAGAGACGCTTTTGGAGACTGAGGAATCGACACCTGAAGCACCGGGTGAAACAACCGCTGCCCTGGAATCGGAGCCTGTTGAAAACGGACCGCCGGACTCTGAAAACGGAGATGACACGGATTTTGAGCCGCCACCGCAAGAGGCCTGA
- the uvrB gene encoding excinuclease ABC subunit UvrB produces MSVFQLQSDFQPSGDQPSAIAGLVKGIEEGKSDQVLLGVTGSGKTFTMANVIAELGRPALVLSHNKTLAAQLYSEFKEFFPNNAVTYFVSYYDYYQPEAYIPQRDIYIEKDASINDEIDRLRLLATSALVSRRDVIVVASVSCIYGLGSPKDYLEMMIPLRVGEEIDRDEMLRKLVDIQYDRNNVELARARFRVRGDVVECWPAYEEFAYRIEFWGDEIENLAIIDPLTGEVLRTVKEAYIYPAKHFVLPQERIESAIKEIQEELDERLAVLQSEGKLLESQRLSARTRYDMELLEEVGFCPGIENYSRALAGRKPGSPPDTLLDFFPDDFLMFVDESHVTVSQIRAMFAGDRSRKTNLVDHGFRLPMALDNRPLTFEEWNQRRRQTVFVSATPGDWELQRVEGEVVEQVIRPTGLIDPVIRIVPARGQVPHLKEEILKRVAVNERVLVTTLTKRLAEDLSSYFQEEGIRCAWLHSELDAFERVEILRGLREQKYDVVVGINLLREGLDIPEVSLVAILDADKEGFLRSETSLIQTIGRSARHVNAEVILYADRVTPSMQSAIEETERRRAIQEEYNREHNITPESIKKAIKRGIEEEVEARQFVRESVGFSDESEYITQEFLNELESEMLEAAEQLEFERAALLRDRIDELKKSGGKATKSSTGKSSSRGGKKGKRQRRRR; encoded by the coding sequence ATGTCCGTGTTTCAATTGCAGAGTGACTTTCAACCTTCGGGTGATCAGCCCAGTGCCATCGCTGGTCTGGTGAAAGGGATCGAAGAAGGAAAGTCGGACCAGGTTCTGCTGGGGGTCACGGGGTCGGGTAAAACCTTCACGATGGCGAATGTGATCGCGGAACTGGGCCGACCGGCTCTGGTGCTCTCACACAATAAAACGCTGGCCGCACAGTTGTATTCAGAATTCAAAGAGTTCTTCCCGAATAACGCGGTCACCTACTTTGTGAGCTATTACGACTATTACCAGCCGGAAGCCTATATTCCCCAACGTGACATTTACATTGAAAAAGATGCTTCGATCAACGATGAAATCGACCGGCTGCGTCTATTGGCAACGAGTGCACTGGTCAGTCGACGCGATGTGATCGTGGTCGCCAGTGTGAGCTGCATTTACGGTCTGGGTTCGCCCAAGGATTACCTGGAGATGATGATCCCGCTCCGGGTGGGAGAGGAGATCGACCGGGACGAAATGCTGCGGAAGCTGGTGGATATCCAGTATGACCGGAACAATGTCGAACTGGCGCGGGCCCGATTCCGGGTGCGCGGGGATGTGGTCGAATGCTGGCCGGCCTACGAGGAATTCGCCTACCGGATCGAGTTCTGGGGAGATGAAATCGAAAACCTGGCGATCATCGATCCTCTGACTGGTGAAGTATTGCGGACCGTGAAGGAAGCTTACATTTATCCCGCGAAGCACTTCGTGTTGCCTCAGGAACGGATTGAGTCGGCCATCAAGGAGATCCAGGAAGAACTCGACGAACGGCTGGCGGTCTTGCAGAGCGAAGGGAAATTACTGGAGTCACAACGGCTCAGTGCCCGGACTCGCTACGATATGGAATTGCTGGAAGAGGTCGGTTTCTGTCCGGGGATCGAGAATTACAGTCGTGCGCTGGCAGGCAGGAAGCCGGGCTCTCCGCCGGATACCCTGCTCGACTTCTTTCCCGATGACTTTCTGATGTTTGTCGATGAATCCCATGTGACAGTCTCGCAGATTCGGGCCATGTTCGCCGGGGACCGCTCGCGCAAAACGAATCTGGTAGATCACGGTTTCCGGCTGCCGATGGCCCTGGATAATCGACCGCTGACCTTCGAGGAGTGGAATCAGCGCCGCAGGCAGACCGTGTTTGTTTCTGCAACCCCCGGTGACTGGGAGTTGCAGCGTGTGGAAGGCGAAGTGGTCGAGCAGGTGATTCGCCCGACGGGGTTGATCGATCCTGTGATTCGTATCGTCCCGGCCCGGGGACAGGTGCCGCATCTGAAAGAGGAGATTCTCAAGCGGGTTGCCGTCAATGAACGGGTGCTGGTCACCACGTTGACCAAACGGCTGGCGGAAGATCTGTCCTCCTACTTTCAGGAAGAGGGGATCCGCTGTGCCTGGCTGCATTCCGAACTGGATGCGTTTGAGCGGGTCGAAATTTTGAGAGGGCTCCGCGAACAGAAATATGATGTGGTGGTCGGGATCAACCTGTTGCGTGAAGGCCTGGACATTCCCGAGGTCTCGCTGGTGGCGATCCTGGATGCCGACAAGGAAGGCTTCCTGCGCAGTGAAACGAGTCTGATTCAGACGATCGGTCGTTCGGCCCGGCACGTGAATGCCGAGGTGATTCTCTATGCCGATCGGGTGACTCCCAGCATGCAAAGCGCGATTGAAGAAACTGAACGCCGCCGCGCGATTCAGGAAGAGTACAACCGCGAGCACAATATTACTCCGGAATCGATTAAAAAGGCAATCAAACGCGGCATCGAGGAAGAGGTCGAGGCCCGACAGTTTGTACGGGAATCGGTCGGCTTCTCTGATGAGTCGGAGTACATCACCCAGGAATTTCTCAACGAACTGGAGAGTGAAATGCTCGAAGCCGCGGAGCAGCTGGAGTTCGAACGGGCTGCCCTGTTACGGGACCGGATTGATGAACTGAAGAAGTCAGGCGGCAAAGCGACGAAGTCGTCGACCGGGAAATCATCCAGCCGGGGCGGCAAAAAAGGAAAACGTCAGCGCCGTAGACGCTGA
- a CDS encoding gamma-glutamyl-gamma-aminobutyrate hydrolase family protein, which translates to MSKKPLIGITGDFRPEQKETQALSWFYTGYYDSVTDAGGIPIMVPPLADDDDLKQMLEQLDGLVLSGCALDLDPIRLGFEKHPASRAMPLRREDFDRRVCTMAMEMKMPLLAIGAGMQLMNVIGGGTLHQHVTEDVAGAMYHRDGVEANLRHIIDIVPGTRVDKMYGPGEIRVNSQHHMAVKYVSKMFVVSATAPDGVIEAIEVPDEDWFCVGVQWHPQNHSASALDMQVFENFLAACEEPEPQILQMPVRKAA; encoded by the coding sequence ATGTCAAAAAAACCTCTGATCGGAATTACCGGAGACTTTCGCCCTGAGCAGAAAGAAACACAGGCCCTGAGCTGGTTCTACACCGGCTATTATGACTCAGTGACAGATGCCGGTGGTATTCCCATCATGGTTCCCCCGCTGGCCGATGACGACGATTTGAAACAGATGCTGGAACAGTTGGATGGACTGGTCCTTTCCGGCTGTGCCCTGGACCTGGATCCGATTCGACTGGGCTTTGAAAAACACCCCGCTTCCCGCGCTATGCCGCTGCGTCGCGAAGACTTTGACCGTCGCGTCTGCACCATGGCCATGGAAATGAAAATGCCCCTGCTGGCCATCGGAGCCGGCATGCAACTGATGAATGTGATCGGCGGCGGAACACTGCATCAGCATGTGACTGAAGATGTCGCTGGTGCCATGTACCACCGTGATGGTGTCGAAGCCAATCTGCGTCACATCATTGATATCGTACCTGGTACCCGTGTCGATAAAATGTATGGTCCTGGAGAAATCCGGGTGAACAGCCAGCATCATATGGCTGTGAAATATGTGTCCAAAATGTTTGTGGTTTCAGCGACTGCCCCTGATGGAGTGATCGAAGCCATCGAAGTGCCTGATGAAGACTGGTTCTGTGTCGGCGTGCAATGGCACCCGCAGAATCATTCTGCCTCCGCACTGGATATGCAGGTCTTCGAAAACTTTCTGGCTGCCTGCGAAGAGCCGGAACCACAAATTCTGCAAATGCCTGTCCGCAAAGCTGCGTGA
- the rimI gene encoding ribosomal protein S18-alanine N-acetyltransferase: MSLNQPSNQDLMVQIRWLIRRDMPEVLRIEEESFEYTWSEEYFLSCLRQRNCIGMVAEHNHQIVGFMIYELHKSMIQVLNFAVAPEFRQQGIGRQMVQRVIDKLSQQRRREIVLEVRETNLPAQLFFRKMDFRAVSVLRNYFEDAGEDAYVLQYRLQRTEQDFAPGLSPKNRISNYLDASDAA, translated from the coding sequence ATGAGTCTCAATCAACCATCCAATCAAGACTTAATGGTTCAAATTCGCTGGCTTATTCGCAGAGACATGCCAGAGGTTCTCCGCATCGAAGAAGAAAGCTTTGAATACACCTGGTCCGAAGAGTATTTTCTCAGTTGCCTCCGACAGCGGAACTGCATTGGCATGGTCGCCGAGCATAACCACCAGATCGTGGGCTTCATGATTTATGAACTGCATAAATCCATGATCCAGGTGCTGAACTTTGCTGTCGCTCCCGAATTCCGCCAGCAGGGGATTGGACGGCAGATGGTGCAACGGGTCATCGACAAGCTCTCGCAGCAACGTCGGCGGGAAATTGTCCTGGAAGTCCGTGAAACCAACCTGCCAGCACAGCTGTTCTTCCGGAAAATGGATTTTCGCGCGGTTTCCGTGCTGCGGAACTATTTTGAAGATGCCGGCGAAGACGCCTACGTCCTGCAGTACCGTCTGCAGCGCACCGAACAGGATTTTGCCCCCGGACTGTCTCCCAAAAACCGGATCAGCAATTACCTGGACGCCTCAGACGCTGCCTGA
- a CDS encoding excinuclease ABC subunit UvrA, translating into MTEPSPGASFENPDTPAVQLRGVRVHNLKNIQLNLPLHQLVTICGISGSGKTSLAFDTLYAEGQRRYLETLSPAARQFIHQLPKPDADQITGIPPTIALKQNVGRHASTSKSREPTVGIESGIQSYLRLLFTSLGLVICPKCQIPVTPQSPESVLAFIKTLPESTRFQICFPLVPGSVNSTEKLLKELIQQGMTRAIIDQQTCKLDDPDTQLPDAGPCLIVLDRLSTGKMDDQRILESVELAFEESAGSAVLLTADPPASQTPGPLFPVDQTDWHRFDFFNSLICSQCQQSFLSPEPQLFNFFSQTGTCPVCQGTGSDPQLGERVCPACQGSRLNPTALAVRIQDVNIHELGQQPIQDIASWLGALDAGPAFSSLIREISERLTTLEALGISYLTLNRRRSTLSSGELQRIALTAVLSSNLVNTLYVLDEPSSGLHSADRQRVISVLRQLRDLNNSLVIVEHDAEFICAADHIIELGPGAGKAGGELVFQGTFSELQQSAGSPTSQFLKASHSSEFQPLSGKPASGAISLRGCTRNNLQNLSVTFPLGQLCVVTGISGSGKSSLVEQTLFSSLVAELTADPASKPDTCYESLTGADQIDEVVLLDQALTGQTPRSIPATYLNLFDEIRSIFAQTADARLRNLTAKDFSFNSKNGGRCPECKGTGFIEIDLQFLADLTMVCQSCHGQRYQRELLEIKYRKLNIAEVLEMTVDEAFPFFRGQAALQKKLKQLKDVGLGYIPLGQPLPSLSGGECQRLKLAAYLTTSSRKRTLFLMNEPSRGLHPLDIQYLLNCFEYLLTAGHSLILIEHNLQLIQVADHIIDLGPGAGDQGGQIVVTGTPAEVAENSASLTGAALRQLVSGNESES; encoded by the coding sequence ATGACTGAACCTTCGCCCGGCGCATCATTCGAAAACCCTGACACGCCTGCGGTCCAGTTGCGCGGCGTTCGCGTTCACAACCTGAAAAACATCCAACTCAATCTGCCTCTGCATCAGCTGGTGACGATCTGCGGCATCAGCGGTTCCGGTAAAACCAGCCTTGCCTTTGACACGCTTTATGCAGAAGGACAACGACGCTACCTCGAAACGCTCTCCCCGGCAGCACGTCAGTTTATCCACCAGCTGCCCAAACCGGATGCAGATCAGATTACCGGGATCCCGCCGACCATTGCTCTCAAACAGAATGTCGGCAGACATGCCTCTACCAGCAAAAGCCGGGAACCGACTGTGGGCATCGAGTCAGGAATCCAGAGCTATCTGCGCCTGCTGTTCACCTCACTCGGACTGGTCATCTGCCCGAAATGCCAGATCCCCGTGACTCCTCAATCTCCCGAATCCGTACTGGCCTTCATCAAAACCCTGCCTGAATCGACCCGCTTCCAGATCTGCTTCCCCCTGGTACCCGGTTCTGTAAATTCAACCGAAAAACTGCTGAAAGAGCTGATCCAACAGGGGATGACGCGCGCCATCATCGATCAGCAAACCTGTAAACTCGACGATCCGGATACGCAACTCCCCGATGCAGGTCCCTGCCTGATCGTGCTCGATCGACTGAGCACGGGAAAAATGGATGATCAGCGGATCCTGGAAAGCGTGGAACTGGCCTTTGAAGAATCTGCAGGATCGGCGGTCTTGCTGACAGCAGATCCCCCCGCCAGCCAGACACCGGGCCCCCTCTTTCCCGTAGACCAGACAGACTGGCATCGCTTTGATTTTTTTAACAGCCTGATCTGCTCTCAATGCCAGCAGTCCTTTCTGTCCCCCGAACCACAACTATTCAACTTTTTCAGTCAGACAGGAACCTGTCCCGTCTGTCAGGGCACGGGCTCTGATCCACAACTGGGAGAACGCGTTTGTCCTGCATGCCAGGGAAGCCGACTCAATCCCACGGCGCTGGCCGTCCGGATCCAAGACGTCAACATCCACGAACTCGGGCAGCAACCCATCCAAGACATCGCCAGCTGGCTGGGAGCACTCGACGCAGGACCAGCATTCTCCTCGCTGATCCGAGAAATCTCGGAGCGACTGACCACTCTGGAAGCCCTGGGGATCAGCTATCTGACACTCAACCGACGCCGTTCCACACTCTCCAGCGGGGAACTCCAGCGAATTGCCCTGACTGCCGTTCTTAGCTCCAACCTGGTCAATACTCTCTACGTGCTGGACGAACCCTCTTCCGGTCTGCACTCTGCTGACAGACAGCGGGTGATCTCAGTTCTACGTCAACTGCGAGACCTGAATAACAGCCTGGTGATAGTAGAACACGATGCCGAATTCATTTGCGCTGCCGACCACATTATCGAATTGGGACCGGGTGCCGGCAAAGCAGGAGGGGAACTGGTCTTTCAGGGGACATTTTCAGAACTGCAACAGTCAGCTGGCTCCCCCACCAGCCAGTTTCTCAAAGCGTCTCACTCCAGCGAATTTCAGCCTCTGTCAGGTAAACCGGCCAGCGGAGCGATCTCGCTCAGGGGGTGCACCCGCAACAACCTGCAGAACCTGTCAGTGACTTTTCCACTGGGACAACTCTGTGTTGTCACTGGGATCAGCGGCAGCGGCAAAAGCAGCCTGGTAGAACAGACACTTTTCTCCAGCCTGGTTGCGGAACTGACAGCAGACCCCGCCTCGAAACCTGACACCTGTTATGAATCCCTCACCGGGGCGGACCAGATCGATGAAGTCGTACTGCTGGACCAGGCGCTGACAGGCCAGACGCCCCGCAGCATCCCCGCGACTTACCTCAATCTATTTGATGAGATCAGATCGATCTTCGCCCAGACTGCGGATGCCCGGCTGCGAAATCTGACGGCCAAAGACTTCAGCTTTAACAGCAAAAACGGAGGCCGCTGCCCTGAATGCAAAGGGACCGGCTTCATTGAAATCGACCTGCAGTTTCTGGCGGACCTGACCATGGTCTGCCAGTCCTGTCATGGTCAGCGCTACCAGAGAGAACTGCTGGAGATCAAATATCGCAAGCTGAATATTGCGGAAGTCCTCGAAATGACCGTCGATGAGGCATTCCCGTTTTTCCGGGGACAGGCGGCGCTGCAGAAGAAATTAAAGCAGTTGAAGGATGTCGGACTGGGGTACATTCCACTGGGACAGCCGCTTCCCTCCCTGTCCGGCGGTGAATGTCAACGACTGAAACTGGCAGCCTACCTGACGACCAGCAGCCGCAAGAGGACCCTGTTTCTGATGAATGAACCGAGCAGGGGACTGCATCCGCTCGATATTCAGTATCTGCTCAACTGCTTTGAATACCTGCTGACTGCAGGACACTCGCTGATCCTGATCGAACACAACCTGCAGCTCATCCAGGTGGCCGATCACATCATTGACCTGGGACCGGGAGCCGGGGACCAGGGAGGCCAGATCGTCGTCACAGGCACACCAGCGGAAGTCGCTGAAAATTCCGCATCCCTCACCGGGGCAGCCTTGAGACAACTGGTTTCCGGAAACGAATCGGAAAGCTGA